One window of the Helicoverpa zea isolate HzStark_Cry1AcR chromosome 7, ilHelZeax1.1, whole genome shotgun sequence genome contains the following:
- the LOC124631667 gene encoding proline-rich protein 4-like, producing MKLLRSSLILAVAISLATAEEKAEKDSKAEPKAAEETKRQDKRGLSEYYGDHGDFGGGDFGGGDIHGASYGHDLGGSSGGGDEGHHIGHEEHVHKTITVVKKVPVPYPVEKHIPYPVEKKVPYPVKVHVPQPYPVVKTVHFPVKEYIKVPEYIPKPYPVTKHVPVPVKVHVDNPVPVKVYEHVPYPVEKHVPVPVKVHVPHPYPVEKKVPFPVKVPVKVPVPYPVEKVIHYPVKVEVDRPVPVHVEKPVPVPVEKPVPYPVEKPVPYPVKVHVDNPVPVHVDKPVPVPVKVHVPIPYPVEKVIPYPVEKKVPYPVKIPVDRPYPVHIEKHVPYHVEKHVPYPVKVHVPIVQHEHHEESHHEFHGEGASVGGGLEEGGHGGLEGGYEGGLEDHHHH from the exons ATGAAGCTATTG AGGTCTTCCTTAATCCTGGCCGTGGCGATAAGCCTGGCCACGGCAGAGGAGAAGGCAGAGAAGGACAGTAAGGCTGAACCTAAAGCCGCGGAGGAAACAAAGAGACAAGACAAGAGAGGACTCTCGGAGTACTACGGTGACCACGGAGACTTCGGAGGCGGAGACTTTGGAGGTGGCGACATCCACGGAGCCTCCTACGGACATGACCTCGGAGGCTCCAGCGGAGGAGGTGATGAAGGACACCACATCGGCCACGAGGAACATGTACACAAAACCATCACTGTCGTCAAGAAAGTTCCCGTGCCTTACCCCGTAGAAAAACACATCCCCTACCCAGTGGAGAAGAAGGTGCCATACCCAGTCAAAGTACACGTACCACAGCCCTACCCCGTCGTCAAAACCGTTCACTTCCCAGTCAAGGAATACATCAAAGTACCCGAATACATCCCTAAGCCGTACCCAGTGACGAAACACGTGCCTGTTCCCGTGAAAGTTCACGTCGATAACCCCGTCCCAGTGAAAGTGTATGAACACGTCCCCTACCCCGTCGAGAAGCATGTGCCCGTCCCAGTCAAGGTGCACGTACCACACCCCTACCCCGTAGAAAAGAAAGTGCCGTTCCCCGTGAAAGTACCAGTCAAGGTGCCAGTACCATACCCCGTCGAAAAAGTTATCCACTACCCAGTAAAGGTGGAAGTCGATCGTCCAGTACCCGTACACGTTGAGAAGCCTGTGCCTGTACCAGTTGAGAAGCCTGTACCTTACCCAGTAGAGAAACCCGTGCCTTACCCCGTTAAGGTGCATGTCGATAACCCAGTGCCCGTGCACGTCGATAAACCAGTGCCAGTACCTGTCAAAGTGCACGTACCGATACCTTACCCAGTCGAGAAAGTGATTCCTTACCCAGTAGAGAAGAAGGTGCCTTACCCTGTTAAGATCCCTGTTGACAGGCCTTACCCCGTGCATATTGAGAAGCACGTGCCCTACCACGTTGAGAAGCATGTGCCCTACCCCGTGAAGGTGCACGTGCCAATTGTGCAGCATGAACACCACGAGGAGTCTCATCATGAGTTCCATGGCGAGGGCGCGAGCGTTGGCGGAGGACTCGAGGAGGGCGGTCATGGAGGACTAGAAGGGGGTTACGAGGGAGGCCTAGAGGACCACCACCACCATTAA